The genomic DNA CGGCGGGAAGCGTGTTGCTGCACAGAAGATGACATCCGCGGGGGACAGGCGGAGTCTTAGCGTTGCCAAGTCAGCGAGAAGACGGGGCCAGCCAAGGCGAGATCGACATCTTCGGGATCGATCGATCCGGCCAAACTGCTCAGGCTGCTGAATTGCTGATGTTCGTAGCCGACACCCGCGATCAGTTTGTTGCCACCGGCAAAGACGTGTGCGTATTCGGCACCAAGGCGTAGCTCGGTGACCGGGACAACGACGTTATCGAGTCGGTTGCCAGTGCTACTTTGGGTTTCACCGTAGAGCATGCTTTGACGGAATCCTGCGACCAACGAGAATCCATGAGCAACATGCCGTCGCACATCGGCCCCCAGCGTGAATCCGAAGCCGTCGAATTCATGGTTTTCAAATCCGCCCCAGCGGGACTTCGAAAAATCGATCGAACCCCAGCGGAGGCCGCCAAATCCCTGAATCTTCCACTCACCCAGCTTGAGGTCGGTGGTCGCTTCGAGATCGTAGGTTTGCACGCCAAAACTGCTCTGCGGCGTGCTGTTGTTCGTCGCATTAAAATCGAAGAAGCGAAACCGGAACCCCATGATGCCCGTCGTTTGATACGCAGCGGTGACTCGCAATGCAGCTTCGGTATCGTAACCGTCGCTCCAAGTACTACTGGATGGGTTCAAACCATGATTTGCATAGGTCGACAGCAAAGGCAGTTCCGCCCCGATGGAAAAGACGCCACGCGGTCGGAACTTCTGCAACTGGCTGCCGATCGGGCCAACCGATTTGTATCCAACCAATTGAACAGGCTCTTGATCCGCGATCATCGCCTCTTCATACAGACTAGTCACAACCGTTTCTTCCGCCGACGCCGTGGCGCCACAGACCAGACCGAGTGCTACACCGACGTGTTGCAGTAACTTTTTCAACTTCGATTTCCTTTGCTATATCGCGCATCCGCCAAACGACGCACCCTCCCGGTGCCTCTTGCCTGTTTTCATCGACGCGCCGAGATCGCAAGTCATGGCATTCCGGTCGGGTGGGATGAGGCGGAATCTCCGGAAAAGTTGACGCGAATTCGCCAGGATCCATCACAATAGGTGAACTT from Rosistilla oblonga includes the following:
- a CDS encoding Lpg1974 family pore-forming outer membrane protein, whose translation is MKKLLQHVGVALGLVCGATASAEETVVTSLYEEAMIADQEPVQLVGYKSVGPIGSQLQKFRPRGVFSIGAELPLLSTYANHGLNPSSSTWSDGYDTEAALRVTAAYQTTGIMGFRFRFFDFNATNNSTPQSSFGVQTYDLEATTDLKLGEWKIQGFGGLRWGSIDFSKSRWGGFENHEFDGFGFTLGADVRRHVAHGFSLVAGFRQSMLYGETQSSTGNRLDNVVVPVTELRLGAEYAHVFAGGNKLIAGVGYEHQQFSSLSSLAGSIDPEDVDLALAGPVFSLTWQR